One part of the Loxodonta africana isolate mLoxAfr1 chromosome 13, mLoxAfr1.hap2, whole genome shotgun sequence genome encodes these proteins:
- the ZNF710 gene encoding zinc finger protein 710 isoform X6, with product MEGFMDSGTQTDAVVVLSLAQAAVLGLVSENELFGATISAEAFYPDLGPELSGAAMGEPGPPGPDVYQLACNGRALEEPVEEEVLEVEAAFEKHTRRKTRPPVRLVPKVKFEKVEEEEEQEVYEVSVPGDDKEAGPAEAPAQVASGGCEALVQSSAVKMIDLSAFSRKPRTLRHLPRTPRPELDVAPYDPHLPDPAQDGYPEPSVALPGAESVTTECGFEPPHLAPLSDPEAPTMESPEPVKPEQGFVWQEAGEFETDAAGSTVERHKKAQLDRLDINVQIDDSYLVEAGDRQKRWQCRMCEKSYTSKYNLVTHILGHNGIKPHSCPHCSKLFKQPSHLQTHLLTHQGTRPHKCQVCHKAFTQTSHLKRHMLLHSEVKPYSCHFCSRGFAYPSELKAHEVKHESGRCHVCVECGLDFSTLTQLKRHLASHQGPTLYQCLECDKSFHYRSQLQNHMLKHQNVRPFVCTECGMEFSQIHHLKQHSLTHKAISRSAFQPASPPREALTSRGPCTEKTTKSQHGEEHTHILDLMKPSAATRLSLGLLYHRPLGVKEFKCEVCGREFTLQANMKRHMLIHTSVRPYQCHICFKTFVQKQTLKTHMIVHSPVKPFKCKVCGKSFNRMYNLLGHMHLHAGSKPFKCPYCSSKFNLKGNLSRHMKVKHGVMDIGLDSQDPMMELTGTDPSELDSQQEMEDFEENTYTYAGVDGSTEASVLSEQAMKEMAYYNVL from the exons ATGGAGGGCTTCATGGACTCAGGGACACAGACGGACGCCGTGGTGGTGCTGTCCTTGGCTCAGGCCGCCGTGCTGGGCCTGGTCTCCGAAAATGAGCTCTTTGGAGCCACCATAAGCGCCGAGGCCTTCTACCCAGACCTGGGGCCTGAGTTATCTGGGGCGGCCATGGGGGAGCCTGGGCCACCGGGCCCTGATGTCTACCAGCTGGCCTGCAATGGGCGGGCCCTGGAGGAGCCAGTGGAGGAGGAGGTGCTGGAGGTGGAGGCTGCCTTTGAGAAGCACACCCGGCGGAAGACACGGCCCCCTGTGCGGCTGGTACCCAAGGTTAAGTTTGAGAaggtggaggaagaggaggagcagGAGGTATATGAGGTATCTGTGCCTGGCGATGACAAGGAGGCAGGCCCAGCAGAGGCCCCCGCCCAGGTGGCCAGTGGCGGCTGCGAAGCCCTAGTGCAGAGCAGTGCTGTCAAGATGATCGACCTCAGCGCCTTCAGCCGCAAGCCCCGGACGCTTCGGCACCTACCCCGAACCCCGCGGCCGGAGCTGGACGTGGCCCCCTACGACCCTCACTTACCTGACCCAGCCCAGGATGGCTACCCCGAGCCCAGCGTGGCGCTACCGGGGGCCGAGTCTGTGACTACTGAGTGTGGTTTCGAGCCGCCCCACCTGGCCCCCCTGAGTGATCCTGAGGCCCCCACCATGGAATCCCCAGAGCCAGTGAAGCCGGAGCAGGGCTTCGTGTGGCAGGAGGCAGGCGAGTTCGAAACGGACGCAGCAGGCTCAACGGTGGAGCGCCACAAGAAGGCCCAGCTGGATCGCCTGGACATCAACGTGCAGATCGACGACTCCTACCTGGTGGAGGCAGGCGACCGCCAGAAGCGTTGGCAGTGCCGCATGTGCGAGAAGTCCTACACGTCCAAGTACAACCTGGTGACGCACATCCTGGGCCACAATGGCATCAAGCCACACTCGTGCCCACACTGCAGCAAGCTCTTCAAGCAGCCTAGCCACCTACAGACGCACCTGCTGACACACCAGGGCACGCGGCCCCACAAGTGCCAGGTGTGCCACAAGGCCTTCACGCAGACCAGCCACCTCAAGCGCCACATGCTGCTGCACTCGGAGGTCAAGCCCTACAGCTGCCACTTCTGTAGCCGTGGCTTCGCCTACCCCAGTGAGCTCAAGGCCCACGAAGTGAAGCACGAGAGTGGCCGCTGCCACGTCTGTGTCGAGTGCGGCCTGGACTTCTCTACCCTGACGCAGCTCAAGCGCCACCTTGCCTCCCACCAGGGCCCCACCCTCTACCAGTGCCTCGAATGCGACAAGTCCTTCCACTACCGCAGCCAGCTGCAGAACCACATGCTGAAGCACCAGAACGTGCGGCCCTTCGTGTGCACTGAGTGCGGCATGGAGTTCAGCCAGATCCACCACCTCAAGCAACACTCGCTCACCCACAAG GCTATTAGCCGCTCTGCCTTCCAGCCAGCATCCCCTCCTCGAGAAGCCCTTACGTCCAG GGGTCCGTGCACCGAAAAGACCACCAAGAGTCAACACGGAGAAGAACATACACACATCCTTGATCTGATGAAACCATCTGCAGCCACCAGACTAAGCCTGGGTCTTCTTTACCACAGGCCCCTG GGCGTGAAGGAGTTCAAGTGTGAGGTGTGTGGCCGGGAGTTCACCCTGCAGGCCAACATGAAGCGGCACATGCTGATCCATACCAGCGTCCGGCCATACCAGTGCCACATCTGCTTCAAGACCTTCGTGCAGAAGCAGACCCTCAAGACCCACATGATTGTACACTCCCCCGTCAAGCCATTCAAATGCAAG GTGTGTGGGAAGTCCTTCAACCGCATGTACAACCTGCTGGGCCACATGCACCTGCACGCGGGCAGCAAGCCCTTCAAGTGCCCCTACTGCTCTAGCAAGTTTAACCTCAAGGGCAACCTGAGCCGGCACATGAAGGTCAAGCATGGCGTCATGGACATCGGCCTGGACAGCCAAG